A stretch of the Oenococcus sp. UCMA 16435 genome encodes the following:
- a CDS encoding ABC transporter permease translates to MWKTILRRILIMIPEIIILSIIVFLLAKAMPGDPFTGSINPRAGVAQIHHLMEVNGLYDPWYQQYWNWVVHLFHGNLGESYQYNEPVTRIIGQRAVNTLWLSLFTVVLTYLIALPMGIYAGRHEGKLPDTVIRFYTYVTYCIPFFVILVLGIWIFGYVLGWFPTTGSISPTANGALATIGSRFYHMLLPGILGALFGTVNIVQYLRSEVVDAKSSDYVRTARAKGVPINDIYRHHIFRNSLLPIAAFAGYSITGLLNGAIFTESVFSYPGMGLLFVNSISYRDYTVITALVLLFGILNIFGTLLSDIILSIVDPRIRIE, encoded by the coding sequence ATGTGGAAAACAATTTTACGCAGGATTTTAATAATGATACCGGAAATTATCATATTGAGTATTATTGTTTTCCTGCTCGCTAAAGCAATGCCTGGAGATCCCTTTACCGGATCAATTAATCCGCGCGCTGGAGTTGCACAAATTCATCATTTGATGGAAGTAAACGGTTTGTACGATCCTTGGTACCAACAGTATTGGAATTGGGTTGTTCATTTATTCCATGGAAATCTGGGTGAAAGTTATCAATATAACGAGCCTGTCACACGCATAATCGGTCAAAGAGCTGTCAATACTTTATGGTTATCTTTGTTCACAGTTGTATTGACTTACTTAATTGCTTTGCCGATGGGGATTTATGCCGGACGTCATGAAGGAAAATTACCGGACACGGTTATCCGTTTCTATACTTATGTAACTTATTGCATTCCCTTTTTTGTAATCTTGGTTTTAGGAATTTGGATTTTTGGTTATGTATTGGGCTGGTTCCCTACAACCGGATCGATTTCTCCAACCGCTAACGGTGCTTTAGCAACGATTGGATCGAGATTCTATCATATGCTTTTGCCTGGTATATTAGGAGCTTTGTTTGGAACAGTCAATATTGTTCAGTACTTGCGTTCTGAGGTTGTCGATGCTAAATCCTCTGATTATGTTCGGACTGCACGGGCAAAAGGAGTACCGATCAACGATATTTATCGGCATCATATTTTTAGAAATTCCTTACTACCGATTGCAGCTTTTGCCGGTTATTCGATCACAGGATTGTTAAATGGCGCTATTTTTACCGAAAGTGTTTTTTCCTATCCTGGAATGGGCTTACTGTTTGTAAATTCCATTTCTTATCGTGATTACACTGTAATAACTGCACTGGTATTACTATTTGGAATTCTTAATATCTTTGGAACTCTTCTATCGGACATCATTTTGAGCATAGTTGATCCACGGAT
- a CDS encoding ABC transporter ATP-binding protein — MSLVEINNLKVHYPIRSGFFNRVTDSVKAVDGISFKIEKGQTYGLVGESGSGKSTTGKSVVGLEKVTSGSILYNGIDITNIKSRKKLNYNRDVQMIFQDSLSSLNPRKRIEDIIAEPLRNFEHLSKNEEKMRVLRLLDIVGLSADVLYQYPHQFSGGQRQRIGIARAVATNPKLIVADEPVSALDLSVQAQVLNFMKKIQREFGITYLFISHDLGVVRHMCNNIAIMNKGRLVEVGSRDDIYNHPLHIYTKRLLAAIPQIDVDHREEYREKRLQIEKIYQEQSSKYYDQSGLAYPLVKVSALHSVALPPREAKKYSAKEVEI; from the coding sequence ATGAGCTTAGTTGAGATAAATAATTTAAAAGTTCATTATCCGATTCGTTCAGGATTCTTCAATCGCGTTACCGATTCGGTCAAAGCAGTTGATGGTATTAGTTTCAAAATTGAAAAGGGACAGACATATGGTCTGGTCGGCGAATCAGGATCAGGGAAGTCGACAACCGGAAAATCGGTCGTTGGTCTTGAAAAAGTTACTAGTGGCTCGATTCTTTATAACGGTATCGATATCACTAATATTAAAAGCCGAAAAAAGTTAAATTATAATCGCGATGTGCAAATGATTTTTCAGGACTCTCTTTCAAGCCTGAATCCGAGAAAACGGATTGAAGATATCATTGCCGAACCGTTGAGAAATTTTGAACATTTGAGCAAGAATGAAGAGAAAATGCGTGTCTTGCGTTTGCTCGACATTGTTGGTTTGAGCGCAGACGTTTTGTATCAGTATCCTCATCAGTTTTCCGGAGGGCAAAGACAAAGAATCGGTATTGCCAGGGCCGTTGCTACAAATCCTAAATTAATCGTCGCTGATGAACCGGTCTCCGCCTTGGATCTTTCTGTTCAGGCCCAAGTTTTGAATTTTATGAAAAAAATTCAAAGAGAATTCGGCATCACGTACCTGTTCATTTCTCATGATTTGGGCGTTGTTCGCCACATGTGTAATAACATCGCAATCATGAATAAGGGCAGGTTGGTCGAAGTTGGTAGTCGTGATGATATTTATAATCATCCTTTACACATATATACGAAACGACTACTGGCTGCGATTCCTCAAATTGATGTTGATCATCGGGAAGAGTACCGCGAAAAAAGGCTGCAGATCGAAAAAATATATCAGGAGCAATCCTCGAAATATTATGATCAAAGCGGCTTAGCTTATCCGCTAGTTAAAGTTTCTGCTCTGCATAGTGTTGCTTTGCCACCTCGGGAAGCCAAGAAATATTCAGCAAAAGAGGTGGAAATATAA